A single region of the Chelmon rostratus isolate fCheRos1 chromosome 5, fCheRos1.pri, whole genome shotgun sequence genome encodes:
- the si:ch211-225b11.4 gene encoding thyroid adenoma-associated protein homolog isoform X1 — protein MLSFEDLMTSLQDCVITEDQAASNVSQTLRLFIDKLSESSRSSVKRCKERCLEEAVQLLRQIPEAQLQVVEEDHLLLLVRLLISMQLKTVSISTACRKVDQMLQLLAKVDHQLVYRETHHCLLSIVHNEQIFSLEDLQRACMFLEDSSVGREVWRESHLSLLNKVSELFPVVLQQESLRDGPLCYIAVKVCLQIFQLLSSEVAPLVWDKEHRGAAVQTILQALMDIILGQCCNRDTRLLAGTAVAMLINTAPESRAGEAAAWSLLQVSHSEPWLLTVGALQVQCSPAGKDGVDRLTVSRGLLTCCRPHILLSSHVDATEMCFLLKGLFPLVYALCEEKLDCHYFAFEVLTLWLRKVKECLADIWKMTGVRLLPDDSSLQQELIHIIWTNAESPVEGVSELVRSAFCLLLDLYEMDCEQFCDTRKPLYFTLLQRIIKLPWEAKAKYHRLCALLPYLGTDMVLDQYAEIPNHLLKCLSTNHLSPCGSELYRCLIQQQRRELCDGSQKPASHTELDLANQWARCWRPVLHEALTSDVTLLQNNSSIHLLPCTFQVFPSAVVPLLASLDPFALGHLHAWACVVSSYRAVTGGSPWELQGSSTLETLQLALGSADDKVRLAALNLLCCSPKTKDTPTIEEMSIMRTFIPQNLNCESSPFRQHLQAGVKRFLVRIRDGCLAHVRGQKGKKKGGATCSETAQDTLEQGIGFVEWLGQLPYSYLAPGHSYQRKKTALLLLSAVLETCTDTWSPEKKKGQPPANMGCLITCARQRGQWDFICRTKQLVLISCLEDSTNEIRELSAGLLLRFFPPSFPDDIAAVLLSRTKQHLCSPRVQEAQMGALMMKVLLQKSQDQPEDCRLNSHIAVSSGSNSKASCMVRFLVKELEEHYLTAKADMMLAARTKPIHGVLSALQRCLLESPSSVYDTLEHSLTTEVLSLLESISLLLLGVLYGDPDACATEKDAPPSFCDMGNAISSLIAEASGGGEEEEGVLLSEEHSLVLTCCWVSLKEIGIFLGSLVEKILTESKPSNCLLTKEDLMTASKVFKNILLKCRHWGAVEGCCLGFTKFCASLLSSSDSEFRDIPVHMLKQGLQVVQSPRSTSVTRRAAGLPMLILCVVSAGEASKTKQLLAHSMQTLLETARTPLPEDWDQTLDLPQVCAVHTLQALVRGSGLGVAVLQFAPAVAILSLTLLSSPCWAMRNAALQLYSSLCSRMLGQRPSSEEGGPTQHGMSPLAFFFHYPALQPFLLGELRGAAQDLQGPSSEAKLHLQPSLYPVLTLLAQLQPGVHDSTETLSDFLPPLLQLSASPVYSVRVMASKALVAMTPPSEYMNILLKLTGQLPSPQERCCHNRLHGQLLQIKAVLERALCTASAPSAGLCDVLSRVEASLWLATEAQRCPLVRAAYLGVADSLRRLCCETYLSELSDSLMHDLQKPQQALEVGVSSFHQQAIHFLCADLTCARRIWDSFSALSPDLRLSLVSWVVDGWGSQQTSLREVIQRVLQTNLREALLSHSVEYRRTYLAALAAVMAGSDSTLSQHLPQSAPLEEPVLSECLDLLLGDLEDQRCGPEFLSQALYAASLLLSRWPESSLKTSMLQRWCSVLECQRSPDAPEVLRMACAEALCVAGVPLPHSTAIMSRLISTGLYLLQDQSQQVRMRAACFPSMLHHARRGESQSSVYLMQVNQALPLLLDLLLEECWDTPGTLELLLCNLPQPDLRPVLREASEAGCSSLYEQDEANVFAEPSVMTAHVLPYLLQMAERYSESSALAQSLSAWAEDSAAQVQDSLAVCKELLPAATLTPAWLALLVDPRLHSTLCGLFTRAAFLLWLLKTSDDVRHLCDPSSLHVSLREVCSLLSQNGVHFPSTLAAAVAGQLPA, from the exons ATGCTGTCCTTTGAAGACCTGATGACAAGTCTGCAAGACTGTGTCATCACCGAGGACCAAGCAGCTTCAAATGTCAGCCAGACACTCAGGCTCTTCATTGATAAACTCTCTGAATCCTCCAG GAGTAGTGTGAAAAGATGCAAGGAGCGCTGTTTAGAGGAGGCTGTGCAGCTGCTCAGACAAATTCCAGAGGCACAGCTTCAGGTTGTAGAAGAGGACCACCTCCTGCTCCTTGTCAGACTCCTCATCTCCATGCAGCTGAAGACGGTCAGCATCTCAACAGCCTGTCGTAAAGTGGACCAG ATGTTGCAACTTTTGGCAAAGGTGGACCACCAATTGGTTTATAGAGAAACCCATCACTGTTTGCTCTCTATAGTCCACAATGAGCAG ATCTTTTCTTTGGAGGATCTGCAGAGAG CCTGTATGTTCCTGGAAGACAGCTCTGTTGGTCGTGAGGTGTGGCGAGAGTCGCACCTGTCCTTGCTGAATAAAGTGTCAGAGTTGTTCCCTGTTGTATTGCAACAAGAATCCCTCAGAGATGGACCGCTGTGTTACATTGCCGTCAAA gtgtgtttgcagatatttcagctgttgtccAGCGAAGTGGCTCCTCTAGTGTGGGACAAGGAGCACAGGGGTGCGGCAGTGCAGACGATCCTGCAGGCTCTTATGGACATAATACTCGGACAA TGCTGCAACAGGGACACTCGCCTTCTGGCAGGTACTGCTGTGGCCATGCTGATCAACACAGCGCcagagagcagagctggagaagctgctgcctGGAGTCTGCTACAGGTCTCTCACTCAG agCCCTGGCTGCTGACTGTTGGTGCTCTCCAGGTGCAGTGCAGCCCTGCAGGGAAGGACGGCGTGGACAGGCTGACTGTGAGCAGGGGCCTCCTGACCTGCTGTCGACCTCACATCTTGCTCAGTTCACATGTGGATGCCACGGAA ATGTGTTTCCTGCTGAAAGGTTTGTTTCCTCTGGTCTATGCTTTGTGCGAGGAGAAGTTGGATTGTCACTACTTTGCCTTTGAAG TGTTAACACTGTGGCTGAGGAAAGTGAAAGAATGTCTGGCTGATATCTGGAAGATGACAGGCGTTCGCCTTCTGCCCGACGACAGCAGCCTGCAGCAAGAGCTCATTCACATTATCTGGACCAATGCAGAGAGCCCA GTGGAGGGTGTGTCAGAACTTGTGCGCAGTGCCTTTTGTCTGCTGCTGGACCTCTATGAGATGGACTGTGAGCAGTTTTGTGACACAAGGAAGCCTCTTTATTTCACTCTGCTTCAGAGAATAATCAAACTTCCTTGGGAAGCCAAAGCCAAATATCACCGCCTTTGTGCCCTGCTGCCGTATCTGGGTACTGACATG GTGCTGGATCAGTATGCTGAAATACCCAATCATCTCCTGAAGTGCTTGTCAACCAATCACCTGTCACCATGTGGGTCAGAGCTTTACAGGTGTCTGATCCAGCAGCAGAGGCGAGAGCTATGTGACGGCTCACAAAAGCCTGCTTCGCACACCGAGCTGGATCTGGCCAATCAGTGGGCGAGGTGTTGGCGTCCCGTCCTTCATGAGGCGCTGACGTCTGATGTGACTCTTCTACAGAACAACAGCTCAATACACTTATTACCCTGCACCTTTCAAGTCTTCCCCTCTGCTGTGGTTCCTCTGCTGGCCTCTCTGGACCCGTTCGCTCTCGGCCACCTCCACGCCTGGGCCTGCGTCGTGAGCTCCTATCGAGCTGTTACTGGAGGCTCTCCCTGGGAGCTGCAGGGGAGCTCAACCCTTGAAACCCTCCAGCTAGCTCTGGGATCCGCAGATGACAAAGTCCGCCTTGCCGCTCTCAaccttctctgctgcagcccaaAGACCAAAGACACTCCAACCATAGAGGAGATGTCAATAATGAGGACGTTTATTCCTCAGAACCTAAACTGTGAGTCCTCGCCTTTTCGGCAGCATCTTCAGGCCGGCGTGAAGAGGTTTCTGGTTCGTATCAGAGACGGCTGCTTGGCACATGTCAGAGGACAGAAGGgcaaaaagaaaggaggagcCACCTGTTCGGAGACGGCACAGGACACACTGGAGCAGGGGATAG GGTTTGTGGAATGGTTGGGTCAGCTTCCGTACAGCTACCTCGCACCGGGACACAGTTATCAGAGGAAGAAGACTGCGTTACTGTTGCTGTCTGCAGTGCTGGAGACCTGCACAGACACCTGGAGcccagaaaaaaagaaaggacaacCTCCAG CAAATATGGGCTGTCTTATTACCTGTGCCAGACAACGAGGGCAGTGGGATTTCATCTGCAGGACAAAACAGCTGGTCCTCATCAGCTGTTTAGAAGATTCCACAAATGAG atcCGGGAGCTTTCAGCTGGGTTATTATTGAGATTTTTTCCACCCAGTTTTCCAGACGATATCGCCGCGGTGCTGCTTAGCCGAACCAAACAGCACCTGTGCAGCCCTCGGGTGCAGGAGGCTCAGATGGGAGCACTGATGATGAAGGTCCTCCTTCAGAA ATCACAAGACCAGCCAGAGGACTGCAGGCTGAACAGTCACATTGCTGTCAGCAGTGGAAGTAACTCCAAGGCCTCCTGCATGGTCAGATTCCTGgtgaaggagctggaggagcactATCTGACAGCAAAGGCTGACATGATGCTCGCTGCCAGAACCAAGCCGATACACG GTGTTCTAAGCGCCCTTCAGAGGTGTTTGCTTGAGTCACCCAGCAGTGTGTACGACACGCTCGAGCACAGTCTGACCACTGAGGTGCTAAGCCTGCTGGAGagcatctctctgctgctgctgggcgtTCTGTATGGAGACCCGGATGCTTGTGCCACTGAGAAGG ATGCTCCCCCTTCTTTTTGTGATATGGGAAACGCCATCAGCTCTCTAATAGCCGAAGCGTCTGGAGgcggtgaggaggaggagggtgtccTGCTGTCTGAGGAGCACAGCCTCgttctcacctgctgctgggtCTCCCTTAAG GAAATAGGGATCTTTTTAGGTTCTCTGGTGGAGAAAATTCTCACTGAGTCCAAACCCAGCAATTGCCTTCTAACAAAAGAGGATCTAATGACAGCATCAAAAGTATTCAAGAATATTCTTCTCAAATGTCGTCACTGG GGGGCAGTAGAGGGATGCTGTCTAGGCTTCACCAAGTTCTGTGCCTCCCTGTTGAGCAGCAGTGATTCAGAGTTTAGGGATATTCCTGTCCACATGCTTAAACAA GGATTGCAGGTTGTGCAGTCCCCTCGTTCCACATCTGTGACCCGGCGGGCTGCTGGCTTGCCCATGCTCATCCTGTGCGTCGTGTCTGCAGGGGAGGccagtaaaacaaaacaactgttaGCCCACAGTATGCAAACCTTACTGGAGACAGCCAGAACCCCTCTGCCTGAGGACTGGGACCAAACACTGGACCTGCCGCAG GTGTGTGCGGTTCACACTCTGCAGGCCCTGGTGCGTGGTTCGGGTCTGGGAGTAGCTGTCCTTCAGTTTGCTCCTGCTGTAGCCATCTTATCGCTCACTCTGCTCAGTTCTCCCTGCTGGGCCATGAGGAACGCTGCTCTGCAGCTTTATA GTTCTCTGTGCTCTCGAATGCTCGGCCAGCGGCCCAGCAGTGAAGAGGGTGGCCCCACCCAGCATGGCATGTCCCCCCTTGCCTTCTTTTTCCACTACCCTGCGCTCCAACCCTTCCTCCTGGgtgagctgagaggagcagcaCAAGACCTCCAGGGTCCATCCAGTGAGGCCAAGCTACACCTCCAACCGTCGCTCTACCCCGTCCTCACTCTGTTAGCTCAACTCCAGCCTGGCGTCCACGATTCAACGGA AACTTTGTCAGACTTCCTGCCTCCTTTACTTCAGCTGTCTGCCAGTCCTGTTTACAGTGTAAGAGTGATGGCCTCAAAGGCTTTGGTTGCCATGACTCCCCCCTCAGAGTACATGAACATCCTCCTCAAACTGACGGGTCAACTGCCCAGTCCGCAGGAGCGCTGCTGTCACAACCGGCTCCACGGACAGCTCCTGCAGATCAAAGCTGTTCTGGAGAGAGCTCTCTGCACAGCCAG CGCCCCTTCAGCTGGCCTGTGTGACGTGCTGAGCAGGGTGGAGGCCTCGCTGTGGCTGGCGACTGAGGCTCAACGCTGCCCCCTAGTGAGAGCGGCCTACCTCGGAGTGGCAGACTCACTGAGACGGTTGTGCTGTGAGACCTACCTGTCAGAGCTCAGTGATTCACTCATGCATGACCTCCAGAAACCTCAACAGGCACTTGAG GTTGGCGTGTCATCATTCCACCAACAGGCCATCCACTTTCTATGTGCAGATCTAACGTGCGCACGTCGAATCTGGGACAGCTTCTCTGCACTGAGCCCCGATCTGAGGCTCTCACTAGTCTCATGGGTGGTGGATGGGTGGGGTTCGCAGCAGACCAGCTTGAGAGAGGTGATCCAGAGGGTGTTGCAG ACAAACCTGAGGGAGGCGCTGTTGAGCCACAGTGTGGAGTACCGCAGGACCTACCTCGCAGCCCTggcagcagtgatggctggcAGTGATTCTACTTTATCCCAACATCTTCCTCAGTCGGCCCCACTGGAGGAGCCAGTTCTGTCTGAGTGTCTGGATTTGTTGCTGGGAGACCTGGAGGACCAGCGATGCGGGCCAGAGTTTCTCTCCCAGGCTCTGTATGCTGCTAGTCTGCTGCTCTCCCGGTGGCCAGAGTCCAg TCTAAAGACGTCCATGCTCCAGCGCTGGTGTAGCGTCTTGGAGTGCCAACGGTCCCCAGACGCCCCTGAAGTGCTCAGGATGGCGTGTgctgaagctctgtgtgtggCTGGAGTTCCACTTCCACACAGCACTGCCATCATGAGCAG GTTGATCAGCACAGGCCTGTACCTGCTGCAGGACCAAAGCCAGCAGGTGAGGATGCGGGCGGCCTGTTTTCCCTCCATGCTGCACCATGCgagaagaggagaaagccaGAGCAGCGTCTACCTCATGCAGGTCAACCAGGCTCTGCCGCTCCTAttggacctgctgctggaggaatgCTGGGACACCCCTGGCACACTGGAGTTGCTGCTGTGTAACCTGCCTCAGCCTGACCTCAGACCTGTGCTGAGAGAGGCCTCAGAGGCAGG GTGTTCCAGTCTGTATGAGCAGGATGAGGCCAATGTGTTTGCAGAGCCTTCTGTGATGACTGCACATGTGCTGCCGTACCTGCTGCAGATGGCTGAAAGATACTCTGAATCCTCTGCTTTGGCACAGAGCCTGAGTGCATGGGCAGAGGACAGTGCTGCTCAGGTGCAAGACAGCCTTGCAGTCTGCAAAGAGCTCCTGCCAG CTGCGACATTGACCCCGGCCTGGCTGGCTCTCCTCGTGGACCCCCGTCTCCACAGTACCCTGTGTGGCCTGTTCACCAGAGCTGCCTTTCTCCTCTGGCTTTTGAAAACATCTGATGATGTACGACACCTTTGTGATCCTTCATCCCTGCACGTGAGCTTACGGGAAGTTTGTAGTCTGCTCAGTCAGAACGGTGTCCACTTTCCCTCCACTttagcagctgctgtggctggacaGCTGCCAGCATGA
- the si:ch211-225b11.4 gene encoding thyroid adenoma-associated protein homolog isoform X2, whose product MLSFEDLMTSLQDCVITEDQAASNVSQTLRLFIDKLSESSRSSVKRCKERCLEEAVQLLRQIPEAQLQVVEEDHLLLLVRLLISMQLKTVSISTACRKVDQMLQLLAKVDHQLVYRETHHCLLSIVHNEQIFSLEDLQRACMFLEDSSVGREVWRESHLSLLNKVSELFPVVLQQESLRDGPLCYIAVKVCLQIFQLLSSEVAPLVWDKEHRGAAVQTILQALMDIILGQCCNRDTRLLAGTAVAMLINTAPESRAGEAAAWSLLQVSHSEPWLLTVGALQVQCSPAGKDGVDRLTVSRGLLTCCRPHILLSSHVDATEMCFLLKGLFPLVYALCEEKLDCHYFAFEVKECLADIWKMTGVRLLPDDSSLQQELIHIIWTNAESPVEGVSELVRSAFCLLLDLYEMDCEQFCDTRKPLYFTLLQRIIKLPWEAKAKYHRLCALLPYLGTDMVLDQYAEIPNHLLKCLSTNHLSPCGSELYRCLIQQQRRELCDGSQKPASHTELDLANQWARCWRPVLHEALTSDVTLLQNNSSIHLLPCTFQVFPSAVVPLLASLDPFALGHLHAWACVVSSYRAVTGGSPWELQGSSTLETLQLALGSADDKVRLAALNLLCCSPKTKDTPTIEEMSIMRTFIPQNLNCESSPFRQHLQAGVKRFLVRIRDGCLAHVRGQKGKKKGGATCSETAQDTLEQGIGFVEWLGQLPYSYLAPGHSYQRKKTALLLLSAVLETCTDTWSPEKKKGQPPANMGCLITCARQRGQWDFICRTKQLVLISCLEDSTNEIRELSAGLLLRFFPPSFPDDIAAVLLSRTKQHLCSPRVQEAQMGALMMKVLLQKSQDQPEDCRLNSHIAVSSGSNSKASCMVRFLVKELEEHYLTAKADMMLAARTKPIHGVLSALQRCLLESPSSVYDTLEHSLTTEVLSLLESISLLLLGVLYGDPDACATEKDAPPSFCDMGNAISSLIAEASGGGEEEEGVLLSEEHSLVLTCCWVSLKEIGIFLGSLVEKILTESKPSNCLLTKEDLMTASKVFKNILLKCRHWGAVEGCCLGFTKFCASLLSSSDSEFRDIPVHMLKQGLQVVQSPRSTSVTRRAAGLPMLILCVVSAGEASKTKQLLAHSMQTLLETARTPLPEDWDQTLDLPQVCAVHTLQALVRGSGLGVAVLQFAPAVAILSLTLLSSPCWAMRNAALQLYSSLCSRMLGQRPSSEEGGPTQHGMSPLAFFFHYPALQPFLLGELRGAAQDLQGPSSEAKLHLQPSLYPVLTLLAQLQPGVHDSTETLSDFLPPLLQLSASPVYSVRVMASKALVAMTPPSEYMNILLKLTGQLPSPQERCCHNRLHGQLLQIKAVLERALCTASAPSAGLCDVLSRVEASLWLATEAQRCPLVRAAYLGVADSLRRLCCETYLSELSDSLMHDLQKPQQALEVGVSSFHQQAIHFLCADLTCARRIWDSFSALSPDLRLSLVSWVVDGWGSQQTSLREVIQRVLQTNLREALLSHSVEYRRTYLAALAAVMAGSDSTLSQHLPQSAPLEEPVLSECLDLLLGDLEDQRCGPEFLSQALYAASLLLSRWPESSLKTSMLQRWCSVLECQRSPDAPEVLRMACAEALCVAGVPLPHSTAIMSRLISTGLYLLQDQSQQVRMRAACFPSMLHHARRGESQSSVYLMQVNQALPLLLDLLLEECWDTPGTLELLLCNLPQPDLRPVLREASEAGCSSLYEQDEANVFAEPSVMTAHVLPYLLQMAERYSESSALAQSLSAWAEDSAAQVQDSLAVCKELLPAATLTPAWLALLVDPRLHSTLCGLFTRAAFLLWLLKTSDDVRHLCDPSSLHVSLREVCSLLSQNGVHFPSTLAAAVAGQLPA is encoded by the exons ATGCTGTCCTTTGAAGACCTGATGACAAGTCTGCAAGACTGTGTCATCACCGAGGACCAAGCAGCTTCAAATGTCAGCCAGACACTCAGGCTCTTCATTGATAAACTCTCTGAATCCTCCAG GAGTAGTGTGAAAAGATGCAAGGAGCGCTGTTTAGAGGAGGCTGTGCAGCTGCTCAGACAAATTCCAGAGGCACAGCTTCAGGTTGTAGAAGAGGACCACCTCCTGCTCCTTGTCAGACTCCTCATCTCCATGCAGCTGAAGACGGTCAGCATCTCAACAGCCTGTCGTAAAGTGGACCAG ATGTTGCAACTTTTGGCAAAGGTGGACCACCAATTGGTTTATAGAGAAACCCATCACTGTTTGCTCTCTATAGTCCACAATGAGCAG ATCTTTTCTTTGGAGGATCTGCAGAGAG CCTGTATGTTCCTGGAAGACAGCTCTGTTGGTCGTGAGGTGTGGCGAGAGTCGCACCTGTCCTTGCTGAATAAAGTGTCAGAGTTGTTCCCTGTTGTATTGCAACAAGAATCCCTCAGAGATGGACCGCTGTGTTACATTGCCGTCAAA gtgtgtttgcagatatttcagctgttgtccAGCGAAGTGGCTCCTCTAGTGTGGGACAAGGAGCACAGGGGTGCGGCAGTGCAGACGATCCTGCAGGCTCTTATGGACATAATACTCGGACAA TGCTGCAACAGGGACACTCGCCTTCTGGCAGGTACTGCTGTGGCCATGCTGATCAACACAGCGCcagagagcagagctggagaagctgctgcctGGAGTCTGCTACAGGTCTCTCACTCAG agCCCTGGCTGCTGACTGTTGGTGCTCTCCAGGTGCAGTGCAGCCCTGCAGGGAAGGACGGCGTGGACAGGCTGACTGTGAGCAGGGGCCTCCTGACCTGCTGTCGACCTCACATCTTGCTCAGTTCACATGTGGATGCCACGGAA ATGTGTTTCCTGCTGAAAGGTTTGTTTCCTCTGGTCTATGCTTTGTGCGAGGAGAAGTTGGATTGTCACTACTTTGCCTTTGAAG TGAAAGAATGTCTGGCTGATATCTGGAAGATGACAGGCGTTCGCCTTCTGCCCGACGACAGCAGCCTGCAGCAAGAGCTCATTCACATTATCTGGACCAATGCAGAGAGCCCA GTGGAGGGTGTGTCAGAACTTGTGCGCAGTGCCTTTTGTCTGCTGCTGGACCTCTATGAGATGGACTGTGAGCAGTTTTGTGACACAAGGAAGCCTCTTTATTTCACTCTGCTTCAGAGAATAATCAAACTTCCTTGGGAAGCCAAAGCCAAATATCACCGCCTTTGTGCCCTGCTGCCGTATCTGGGTACTGACATG GTGCTGGATCAGTATGCTGAAATACCCAATCATCTCCTGAAGTGCTTGTCAACCAATCACCTGTCACCATGTGGGTCAGAGCTTTACAGGTGTCTGATCCAGCAGCAGAGGCGAGAGCTATGTGACGGCTCACAAAAGCCTGCTTCGCACACCGAGCTGGATCTGGCCAATCAGTGGGCGAGGTGTTGGCGTCCCGTCCTTCATGAGGCGCTGACGTCTGATGTGACTCTTCTACAGAACAACAGCTCAATACACTTATTACCCTGCACCTTTCAAGTCTTCCCCTCTGCTGTGGTTCCTCTGCTGGCCTCTCTGGACCCGTTCGCTCTCGGCCACCTCCACGCCTGGGCCTGCGTCGTGAGCTCCTATCGAGCTGTTACTGGAGGCTCTCCCTGGGAGCTGCAGGGGAGCTCAACCCTTGAAACCCTCCAGCTAGCTCTGGGATCCGCAGATGACAAAGTCCGCCTTGCCGCTCTCAaccttctctgctgcagcccaaAGACCAAAGACACTCCAACCATAGAGGAGATGTCAATAATGAGGACGTTTATTCCTCAGAACCTAAACTGTGAGTCCTCGCCTTTTCGGCAGCATCTTCAGGCCGGCGTGAAGAGGTTTCTGGTTCGTATCAGAGACGGCTGCTTGGCACATGTCAGAGGACAGAAGGgcaaaaagaaaggaggagcCACCTGTTCGGAGACGGCACAGGACACACTGGAGCAGGGGATAG GGTTTGTGGAATGGTTGGGTCAGCTTCCGTACAGCTACCTCGCACCGGGACACAGTTATCAGAGGAAGAAGACTGCGTTACTGTTGCTGTCTGCAGTGCTGGAGACCTGCACAGACACCTGGAGcccagaaaaaaagaaaggacaacCTCCAG CAAATATGGGCTGTCTTATTACCTGTGCCAGACAACGAGGGCAGTGGGATTTCATCTGCAGGACAAAACAGCTGGTCCTCATCAGCTGTTTAGAAGATTCCACAAATGAG atcCGGGAGCTTTCAGCTGGGTTATTATTGAGATTTTTTCCACCCAGTTTTCCAGACGATATCGCCGCGGTGCTGCTTAGCCGAACCAAACAGCACCTGTGCAGCCCTCGGGTGCAGGAGGCTCAGATGGGAGCACTGATGATGAAGGTCCTCCTTCAGAA ATCACAAGACCAGCCAGAGGACTGCAGGCTGAACAGTCACATTGCTGTCAGCAGTGGAAGTAACTCCAAGGCCTCCTGCATGGTCAGATTCCTGgtgaaggagctggaggagcactATCTGACAGCAAAGGCTGACATGATGCTCGCTGCCAGAACCAAGCCGATACACG GTGTTCTAAGCGCCCTTCAGAGGTGTTTGCTTGAGTCACCCAGCAGTGTGTACGACACGCTCGAGCACAGTCTGACCACTGAGGTGCTAAGCCTGCTGGAGagcatctctctgctgctgctgggcgtTCTGTATGGAGACCCGGATGCTTGTGCCACTGAGAAGG ATGCTCCCCCTTCTTTTTGTGATATGGGAAACGCCATCAGCTCTCTAATAGCCGAAGCGTCTGGAGgcggtgaggaggaggagggtgtccTGCTGTCTGAGGAGCACAGCCTCgttctcacctgctgctgggtCTCCCTTAAG GAAATAGGGATCTTTTTAGGTTCTCTGGTGGAGAAAATTCTCACTGAGTCCAAACCCAGCAATTGCCTTCTAACAAAAGAGGATCTAATGACAGCATCAAAAGTATTCAAGAATATTCTTCTCAAATGTCGTCACTGG GGGGCAGTAGAGGGATGCTGTCTAGGCTTCACCAAGTTCTGTGCCTCCCTGTTGAGCAGCAGTGATTCAGAGTTTAGGGATATTCCTGTCCACATGCTTAAACAA GGATTGCAGGTTGTGCAGTCCCCTCGTTCCACATCTGTGACCCGGCGGGCTGCTGGCTTGCCCATGCTCATCCTGTGCGTCGTGTCTGCAGGGGAGGccagtaaaacaaaacaactgttaGCCCACAGTATGCAAACCTTACTGGAGACAGCCAGAACCCCTCTGCCTGAGGACTGGGACCAAACACTGGACCTGCCGCAG GTGTGTGCGGTTCACACTCTGCAGGCCCTGGTGCGTGGTTCGGGTCTGGGAGTAGCTGTCCTTCAGTTTGCTCCTGCTGTAGCCATCTTATCGCTCACTCTGCTCAGTTCTCCCTGCTGGGCCATGAGGAACGCTGCTCTGCAGCTTTATA GTTCTCTGTGCTCTCGAATGCTCGGCCAGCGGCCCAGCAGTGAAGAGGGTGGCCCCACCCAGCATGGCATGTCCCCCCTTGCCTTCTTTTTCCACTACCCTGCGCTCCAACCCTTCCTCCTGGgtgagctgagaggagcagcaCAAGACCTCCAGGGTCCATCCAGTGAGGCCAAGCTACACCTCCAACCGTCGCTCTACCCCGTCCTCACTCTGTTAGCTCAACTCCAGCCTGGCGTCCACGATTCAACGGA AACTTTGTCAGACTTCCTGCCTCCTTTACTTCAGCTGTCTGCCAGTCCTGTTTACAGTGTAAGAGTGATGGCCTCAAAGGCTTTGGTTGCCATGACTCCCCCCTCAGAGTACATGAACATCCTCCTCAAACTGACGGGTCAACTGCCCAGTCCGCAGGAGCGCTGCTGTCACAACCGGCTCCACGGACAGCTCCTGCAGATCAAAGCTGTTCTGGAGAGAGCTCTCTGCACAGCCAG CGCCCCTTCAGCTGGCCTGTGTGACGTGCTGAGCAGGGTGGAGGCCTCGCTGTGGCTGGCGACTGAGGCTCAACGCTGCCCCCTAGTGAGAGCGGCCTACCTCGGAGTGGCAGACTCACTGAGACGGTTGTGCTGTGAGACCTACCTGTCAGAGCTCAGTGATTCACTCATGCATGACCTCCAGAAACCTCAACAGGCACTTGAG GTTGGCGTGTCATCATTCCACCAACAGGCCATCCACTTTCTATGTGCAGATCTAACGTGCGCACGTCGAATCTGGGACAGCTTCTCTGCACTGAGCCCCGATCTGAGGCTCTCACTAGTCTCATGGGTGGTGGATGGGTGGGGTTCGCAGCAGACCAGCTTGAGAGAGGTGATCCAGAGGGTGTTGCAG ACAAACCTGAGGGAGGCGCTGTTGAGCCACAGTGTGGAGTACCGCAGGACCTACCTCGCAGCCCTggcagcagtgatggctggcAGTGATTCTACTTTATCCCAACATCTTCCTCAGTCGGCCCCACTGGAGGAGCCAGTTCTGTCTGAGTGTCTGGATTTGTTGCTGGGAGACCTGGAGGACCAGCGATGCGGGCCAGAGTTTCTCTCCCAGGCTCTGTATGCTGCTAGTCTGCTGCTCTCCCGGTGGCCAGAGTCCAg TCTAAAGACGTCCATGCTCCAGCGCTGGTGTAGCGTCTTGGAGTGCCAACGGTCCCCAGACGCCCCTGAAGTGCTCAGGATGGCGTGTgctgaagctctgtgtgtggCTGGAGTTCCACTTCCACACAGCACTGCCATCATGAGCAG GTTGATCAGCACAGGCCTGTACCTGCTGCAGGACCAAAGCCAGCAGGTGAGGATGCGGGCGGCCTGTTTTCCCTCCATGCTGCACCATGCgagaagaggagaaagccaGAGCAGCGTCTACCTCATGCAGGTCAACCAGGCTCTGCCGCTCCTAttggacctgctgctggaggaatgCTGGGACACCCCTGGCACACTGGAGTTGCTGCTGTGTAACCTGCCTCAGCCTGACCTCAGACCTGTGCTGAGAGAGGCCTCAGAGGCAGG GTGTTCCAGTCTGTATGAGCAGGATGAGGCCAATGTGTTTGCAGAGCCTTCTGTGATGACTGCACATGTGCTGCCGTACCTGCTGCAGATGGCTGAAAGATACTCTGAATCCTCTGCTTTGGCACAGAGCCTGAGTGCATGGGCAGAGGACAGTGCTGCTCAGGTGCAAGACAGCCTTGCAGTCTGCAAAGAGCTCCTGCCAG CTGCGACATTGACCCCGGCCTGGCTGGCTCTCCTCGTGGACCCCCGTCTCCACAGTACCCTGTGTGGCCTGTTCACCAGAGCTGCCTTTCTCCTCTGGCTTTTGAAAACATCTGATGATGTACGACACCTTTGTGATCCTTCATCCCTGCACGTGAGCTTACGGGAAGTTTGTAGTCTGCTCAGTCAGAACGGTGTCCACTTTCCCTCCACTttagcagctgctgtggctggacaGCTGCCAGCATGA